Proteins from a genomic interval of Cloacibacillus sp.:
- a CDS encoding 5-oxoprolinase subunit PxpA: MYKVDLNSDIGESFGAYTMGRDAAVMDAVTSANVACGFHAGDPLVMKKTLSACAEKGVAAGAHPGYPDLVGFGRRNMKCTPDEEYSDCLYQIGALAAFCRANGMTLQHVKPHGAMYNQAAKDPALAKAIARAVKDAGEDIILMGLANSEFEQAAKEAGIPFAAEAFADRGYMPDGSLVPRSQPGAVIHDACAAAKRVVRMVTEGTVEAVDGTIINFRPQSICMHGDTPEAVEMAKAVRAALEAAGVKVTNLKEVVLG, encoded by the coding sequence ATGTATAAGGTTGACTTAAACAGCGATATCGGAGAAAGCTTCGGAGCCTACACAATGGGACGCGACGCGGCGGTGATGGACGCGGTGACCTCCGCGAACGTAGCCTGCGGATTCCACGCGGGAGACCCGCTCGTTATGAAAAAGACGCTTTCCGCCTGCGCCGAAAAGGGCGTAGCGGCGGGCGCGCACCCGGGATATCCAGACCTTGTGGGCTTCGGCCGCAGAAACATGAAATGCACGCCGGACGAAGAATATTCCGACTGCCTCTATCAGATAGGCGCGCTTGCCGCCTTCTGCCGCGCAAACGGCATGACGCTCCAGCACGTCAAACCGCACGGCGCCATGTACAACCAGGCGGCGAAAGACCCTGCGCTTGCAAAAGCTATAGCCCGCGCCGTAAAGGACGCGGGAGAAGATATAATCCTCATGGGCCTTGCAAATTCGGAGTTTGAACAGGCGGCGAAAGAGGCGGGCATCCCGTTCGCGGCTGAGGCCTTCGCGGACCGCGGATACATGCCCGACGGCTCGCTCGTGCCGCGCTCCCAGCCCGGCGCCGTCATCCACGACGCTTGCGCCGCTGCAAAGCGCGTCGTCCGAATGGTGACGGAGGGCACCGTAGAGGCTGTCGACGGAACTATCATCAATTTCAGGCCGCAGTCCATCTGTATGCACGGCGACACGCCCGAAGCAGTTGAAATGGCAAAGGCCGTGCGCGCCGCACTTGAAGCAGCCGGCGTAAAGGTAACTAATCTAAAGGAGGTAGTTCTGGGATGA